The window taataaattatgaaatagttctaatagattttatgctcCTTACGATATAAAACATGataatagaaaaatgaaaaaccaaatttgaaaatcatcATTTAACGAGGTTTAGCGCATAAGTTCTTcaaattggaagattttgataCGTTTTTCCCAAACTTCTTTTGAAGACCGAGTAAATTAGAATCTGATAGAGTTTCTCAAGGATAACAAAAAAGACTATTAGTAATTGGAAGTTTCACAGTGAGGTGATTAgaaaacaaaattgattatatagctGACGAATTGAGAAGATGAACTGAGGATGTAGGATAATATTACTGTTtaatattctttgggattggagtATGATTTAAAAAGGGagagataaattataaatttttgttcgGATTGACAGGTGGGAAAGGTAATTATAGAAATACAttgagataaattagggaattgatGCCCAAAGTTTTTATTAGGAAACTTGGAAAGAATCagagataaattagggaatttagaAAGACTATTTCATAACTGATGCCAAcgttttttatttgtaaaaactaatttggaaagaatctaatgccaacgtttttaatcaactatatttttttttttaatttaatcaagtataatttTAATAGGCACTAATACATTACTATAATTTGGGCCCTGGGCAGGCGCCCCTCCTGCCCATGCTCAGGAACGGGCCTGCCGTTCAATCACGCCGAGGATTAAGGAAGTACTTTGGATATATTTACTATCTAAAATATGTCCACTAGTCAGAATCTAACACTTGTCTTCAGCGGAATCTAAGGTATGTTTTAAGCATCAACTGACGGTTCTACCTCCTGGACtctttataaataaaatgtaacTTCATAGTCAAGACATAGACACATATTTATTGCAATTAATTACTCTCAATtatttagagcatctccaacagtctCTTAAGTTGGCTTTTAAGCAGTTTTAATTTGGGGGTAAGATACAAATGTGTCCCAAATGTTTTTTTTGGAAAGTGAAGATATGCCCTTAACGATAAGGTTTTATTTATAACAGTTTAACTTAGAGCAATTCCGTATTCAAATGACAATACATGAATTAATTTTGAACCCTTGTAATAAAATGAGATTTTTATCTAGACTCAGAAGTGAAAACAAGAGGCCACAAGATGCCGACGCATTTCCAATTATCGGGAACCACTCGTGTTCATCTCTCCATTTGCATACTCGAGATGCTAATTACATCCCAGACCTGTTCAAGAGCTCATTGGCCCACCCAACCCACCTTTTATGGGTATATACATATTTTATGTTTTGCTCAGCCTGATCCAGGCCTATTCAAGCCCACACATGAAATGGATTGAGCTTTTGATTTGTGTAAAAATCTCAAACCCGGTTCAGCCAGGCCCGGCCCAGCGCAGCCCAgccttatattatatattatgttttatcattattttgttgaaaaagtaattaatatttgatatattaaagTTTGTTAGAGAGTATAACTCAATAAAATATAATGCATATGATACACAGAATCTTGCATATTGTTAATATTTCATAAAACatcataaaaaatagaaaaaagttgtatatttaattaaatcaaATATATTTCTGATTGTTATTTTATACTaatcataatttaattttttacttttttaatgtAAAATGAATtagctgggctgggcttgggaatCATTTCCCTTAATCTGACCCAGCCCGGCCCAAACCCAATACGAATTTAGTACGTGTTGGGCTGGGTTTGGACAAACTAATTACATAGCAAGCCCTGTTAGACCCAGTCCGACCCAACCCATGAACATGTCTTTTTACATCCTAAGTAGATGTACGGTTGTGCATTTGGTTTTGCTCAAGTTCAGACAAAAACAGAGCTTGTTTTGGTATAAATAAGGGAAAAATTTTAATTCTCTTTTGCTTGATAATTAATTCAGATTATTATAACAAAATAACACTTATTATTACAAATTAGGACCATAAAGTTATTTAACCGGACCTAATGACAAAATTGGGACCATAAAATTATTCAACCCATACAACCAAATCAATCTCCAGTTTGGTTCGATTGTCCTACCGCAATTTGACGAATGAAACTTCGGTTTGGTTTAGTTGTCCTACACAATTTGACTTTGTTCAATATGCATTCTTCAAAAAGTTCGATCTTCGATTTGTTCAGTTCAAATTGATTTAGCACTCAACCGAATTCGTTCGAGTTGATTTAGCACTAAACCGAACCGACCGTTTCTCACCTTTGCTTTCACATTCTCAAGCCATTTTTATCTTATTTTCTAACTCATGCACTTTTTATATGAGTAAATATAGCTACAAGACTCGAACTCTGAACCTCTTGATATTAAGCCGTTAAGTTGATTTGCAGTTTTCCATCTCAAGATTTCAACCCCAACCAAAAGAAAGGAATGATCATTCTCTAACAATCTCTCTTCTTCTAATCTCGGATCAAATCGATATTGATGTACCGATTTGATCCGAGATATTAGAATTGGAATAAGTTCGGGAGGGAAATGAAATGTGTTACAAACACTTGTTTTATAACTTACAATAGAATTACATTATCAGTTACCAGAACTCACACCACAAGGAACCAAACTCCAAACTAAACGAAACCCGAATTGCAGTACGAGGAGTCGAATGAATCGATTGCTTTTCACACGTGCAGAAATGTTTGTCCTTTGTACAAGCAAGGCCGCGCAAGAAAGTCGTTGCGAACTAGTTACTACTCTACATTGTTCTACTTTATACAGTGGGATGAAAATGAACAGAGTTCTACAAAGAAAGAAATGAGATTTACACAGGTGCCGGAAATACACATACCTTATCGGGCGTTCTCGAGCTAGATACATATGGTGCTCGAAATCCTATTCTTGGTTCCTGCTATAGTTAAAAGGCCTGCATTGTTATAACTCGGAAACAAAACCTGTCGGTGATGACCATAAAACGAAAACCACGCATTGGAGGCGATTTAATTCCGTAAACTGAAAAGTAGAGTTACCTGAGGATTATAACTTGGGCTCGTAGGAAAACATCGTCctttgttcatctgttggattAGACAACCATTGGCAGAACATCCACGCTGCCCCGACTACTGATAGAAGCGAGAGTATCGCTAAAAACCCGAAATGTGAAACATCATTTGCGATTATTGCAACTCCTAACATTACGGATTCTGCCAAACTTGCAACAGAAACCTCTGTACCCCCTATTAGATTTGCTTTAGACGACGGAATGCCCGTTTGGAGAATCTGTGCACTCACAACATCATATGACATGTGCCCTAATCTCGATAAAACCTGCATAAAAAAGTCGAAAGTTCACCAAATATTTCAAATAATTAGGGAGACAAACAAAATAGTTTCCCCAGAAGAAACACAAATTATCCTTACAATCAATCCTAAGAAGAGGAGGACGGGGCTCTGCTGGGAGAGAGATCCGCTCCAATAAACAGCAACAGCTAGCGCAAGAAGTGAAGCCTGAAATACCAAGCCAGCTGCTCCGGCCTGgtgaaaaggaaaagaaatgtaAAAACTATGCCGAGATCAGGAAATTAAGTGGGCTCGAAAGGAGTAAGAAGCATAAAGTAACCTTTAAAACGCCCAGATGCCTGACCAAGGTTGCAGTCAAGAACGTTGCTGCAACACCCATTAAAGCGCATAATCCACTAAACCCTCCAATGATGGAAGGATTTACGCCTACTCAgagaaaaagaacaaaaatagaTCGGTATTCTAAAAATAATCCAACTTTCATGTTAGGTACGGAACATTGGTTAGAAGTTATTTTAAACAGTTCCTAAAACATAATAATTTGGGAAAAGGATTGAAAAGTACCACGCTGCGTTAAAAACGCGGTCATCAGACTGCTTGGGGCTAGAACAACATTGAAGAATAGGAGAACATAGGCGAGGCTGGCAGGAAGAACGGGCTGCTGCATATATTCCTTCCACCCGAGCTTGATAGTTTCTAGACCTCTATCCACtgattattcacaaagaaagtaAGTCTAGCAGAAACTTAGATTCGTTAAGCAGATCATTATCGTTTTTACCTATGCTGTTGCCATTAACCATAGATTCTCCGGCTGATTCTCTGCAACAAGTCTGGCAAGATCTGGTGTGGTCAAGAACCCCACTAGAAAGCTTGTTGGTCAACAATGTCAGACCAATCTGGAAAAATGGTGTTAACGATTATAAACTATTGctgaatttattatttaatcaaTAACAATACGGAGAAAATGATTACCATAACTGGTAACGACCATATCATTAGACCGACAGCAAACTTCAAGCAAGTAACAGGATCATAGTTGGAGAGAAGAATGCCAAACAGAGATGCTCCAGCTATCTGTCGTATGCGAAAACAAGACAATCAAAAACTGATTTAACATACTAATGTAAGTCCGAAAAATACTATTTCGAgttgatgaatttggttaacACCTCACACAACAGGTCAATTCTATTAAGAACAGCGTTTGCTTGAGCCAGAGCAATTGGCCTATTTATTCCTGCTAGCTGGACACACGAGAACATTAGTGAGAACGGCTAAACTTTCCAACCGGAAATAAAGCATCAAACGAATTACAAATAGGCGCTACCAGCACAACCCAATCCCGCTCTAAGGCGACTCCCAATGCTATTCCACAAAGCCTGTCAATAGCCCCAGCTACAACAAGTACAAGAAACCATGGACGCAGAAGAATGGAGGATGCAGAGGTTGTAGTAGAAACAGTATGTGCATGAATTATCATCGCTGCAGATAACAGCTGCGCAGCAACCTGAAAAACAAAGTCACCAGAGATTTTTAGAAGGAACACGGTTGAGGATGTAAAGTGTTGTCTCAATTACACATCCCCAGAATGAGATAGGCAAATTAGTGTGACTCATTATAGATCGAACCATGTCTAACAAAGTCCTAATTCTCTGTCCAGACATCCATTTAAAGTAAcaatttgattttctacttcggTTTTGAATTCTTTGATCAGTAACAATATAAAATGGGAAAAGAGTTACCTGGACCGTATTTAAAGCAATAGAGGAAGGTATTCTGGGAGAATAATCCAAGAGTTTGCCAATTAAAGGGCCTCCAATGATTATTGCAACCTGTTTTAACACATAAATCGTTAAAATTAACATCTTCCCATCCTTAAAATTAACAACTTGTTGGAAAAAATCATAACCTTGGTGAAAAAACCCATGACAGCAACTGGTAGAAGGCTTGGATAAATCAATGCTATAGCAGAAGGCCAAGCAAAATTCCATAACTGTTCCACTAAGTTTCCAGCTAGAGAAGTAGCATAAAGTGCTGTAACATACAAGTCCTTGATGTAAGATACCGTTTTAATCAATTATTTCATTGTCTAATTGGTACATCGAAATATTATTTAGCAAGAAACATCTCAATTGACTTTGAGGCTTGAGCGATGGTTGAACGGTATTATAAGTGAAGCAGCAAGATGAGGCAAATTATTATGTGCCAAAGTTTTAAAGTGGTCCAAAGTCTAAAAAGAACGTCTATACAAAAGTAAAATCCGAAAGGCATTCGGTTACGGGACAACCTAGGGTGATTTTTAAACTCGGAAAAATTACGCATCCAAAAGGCTTACATATAAAGACACCTCAAAGTTGATTAAAACTAGTGATGATTTAGATGCTTCTGAAGCAAAATCGTTAAGTCCGCTTATTCTCAACCTAAGAgcgctaaattttttttatctccaaaTTCAAATGAGCAAGGAGGATTTCCATCTCGAAATTCTGAAAAAGTCTATATAACATGATGGTTGAGGCTCATACCCAATCCAATGCTTAATAAAAGTATCAGTTTCAAGATAACACAGTAAGTTAATTTGACATGAATATAAGAACCTTACAATATAATCCAACGGGATGGGCTGGAGTTGCTGCAAGGGCATTTTGTTCCTCCTCTGATAAAACCTAAGCGCAAGGATCAAAGAATGAT is drawn from Euphorbia lathyris chromosome 9, ddEupLath1.1, whole genome shotgun sequence and contains these coding sequences:
- the LOC136205979 gene encoding solute carrier family 40 member 3, chloroplastic, with translation MVSISHSLPFNANVFSIRQTPLSAPQASRIRHSLIARRWLNFYSVSTSSRSSNLKSRCSITNSDLQCGQILTDDEVKEHVSGVEPDCAAPIVHIKSEILETEPLSLLAEATYVDNLLTALPVLSEEEQNALAATPAHPVGLYSLYATSLAGNLVEQLWNFAWPSAIALIYPSLLPVAVMGFFTKVAIIIGGPLIGKLLDYSPRIPSSIALNTVQVAAQLLSAAMIIHAHTVSTTTSASSILLRPWFLVLVVAGAIDRLCGIALGVALERDWVVLLAGINRPIALAQANAVLNRIDLLCEIAGASLFGILLSNYDPVTCLKFAVGLMIWSLPVMIGLTLLTNKLSSGVLDHTRSCQTCCRESAGESMVNGNSIVDRGLETIKLGWKEYMQQPVLPASLAYVLLFFNVVLAPSSLMTAFLTQRGVNPSIIGGFSGLCALMGVAATFLTATLVRHLGVLKAGAAGLVFQASLLALAVAVYWSGSLSQQSPVLLFLGLIVLSRLGHMSYDVVSAQILQTGIPSSKANLIGGTEVSVASLAESVMLGVAIIANDVSHFGFLAILSLLSVVGAAWMFCQWLSNPTDEQRTMFSYEPKL